A stretch of Megalobrama amblycephala isolate DHTTF-2021 linkage group LG14, ASM1881202v1, whole genome shotgun sequence DNA encodes these proteins:
- the LOC125245133 gene encoding zinc finger protein 271-like, translating to QCGKSFSTKQSLDVHMRVHTGEKPFTCDQCGKSFSQSANLKAHMRIHTGERPFTCDQCDKTFIRSSDLKSHQTVHTKEKPHSCSVCGKSFLLLCSLQKHEKIHTGVREYVCFECERTFTTVKTLKQHQRIHTGEKPYKCSQCDKRFSQLSNLKTHEMIHTGEKPYKCSHCDNRFSQLAHMKTHEMIHTGEKPYKCSQCDKRFNKSSALKTHEKIHTGEKPYKCSHCDKRFTQSVNLKTHERIHTGEKPHMCSQCGMRFNMSSSLKTHEMIHTGEKPYKCSQCDKRFNMSSSLKTHEMIHTEEKPYKCSHCDKRFTQSVNLKTHEKIHTGEKPFKCSHCDKRFTQSVNLKTHKRIHTGEKPYKCSQCGMRFSDSSYLKTHERIHTGEKHYKCSHCDKRFNQSSTLKRHEKIHTGEKPYKCSHCDKRFSRSSNLKTHERIHTGEKPYKCLHCDKRFNKSSSLKTHKRIHSREKPHTCDQCGKSFTIKSHLKIHMKIHAVEKPHHHSVKS from the coding sequence cagtgtggaaagagtttctcaaccaaacaaagtcttgatgttcacatgagagttcatacaggagagaagccattcacatgtgatcagtgtgggaagagtttcagtcaatcaGCAAACCTTAAAgcacacatgaggatccacacagGAGAaagaccgttcacatgtgatcaatgtgacaaaacatttattAGGTCATCAGACCTAAAGTCACACCAGAcagttcatacaaaggagaagccacattcatgttctgtgtgtggaaagagttttttaCTGCTGTGTAGTTTACAAAAACATGAGAAAATTCatactggtgtgagagagtatgtgtgctttgagtgtgagagaacttttactacagtaaaaactttaaaacagcaccagagaattcacactggagaaaaaccttacaagtgttcacagtgtgacaagagatttAGTCAGTTATCAAATCTAAAAAcacatgagatgatccacactggagaaaaaccttacaagtgttcacattGTGACAACAGATTCAGTCAGTTAGCACatatgaaaacacatgagatgatccacactggagaaaaaccttacaagtgttcacagtgtgacaagagattcaataaGTCATCagctctgaaaacacatgagaagatccacactggagaaaaaccttacaagtgttcacactgtgacaagagattcactCAGTCAGtaaatctgaaaacacacgAGAGGATCCACACAGGAGAAAAACCTCACATGTGTTCACAGTGTGGCATGAGATTCAATAtgtcatcatctctgaaaacacatgagatgatccacactggagaaaaaccttacaagtgttcacagtgtgacaagagattcaatatgtcatcatctctgaaaacacatgagatgatccacactgaagaaaaaccttacaagtgttcacactgtgacaagagattcactCAGTCAgtaaatctgaaaacacatgagaagatccacactggagaaaaacctttcaagtgttcacactgtgacaagagattcactCAGTCAGtaaatctgaaaacacacaagaggatccacactggagaaaaaccttacaagtgttcacagtgtggcatgagattcagtgattcatcatatctgaaaacacatgagaggatccacactggagaaaaacattacaagtgttcacactgtgacaagagattcaatcagTCATCAACTCTGAAACGGCATGagaagatccacactggagaaaaaccttacaagtgttcacactgtgacaagagattcagtcggtcatcaaatctgaaaacacatgagaggatccacactggagaaaaaccttacaagtgtttaCACTGTGACAAGAGGTTCAATaagtcatcatctctgaaaacacacaagaggatccacagcagagagaagccgcacacgtgtgatcagtgtggaaagagtttcactattaaaagtcacctgaagatacacatgaagatccatgcagtggagaaaccacatcaccacagtGTGAAATCATGA